In one Tessaracoccus palaemonis genomic region, the following are encoded:
- the cobF gene encoding precorrin-6A synthase (deacetylating), translating to MSRELVLIGVGAGDPDWLTLAAVDAIRRVDVLFVVVKEAEYDDLVEARRELIARHRDTPLRTVSLQDPKRPWRTTPDYPAAVRRWRAQRRDAWGAALAAELGEGETGGFLVWGDPSLYESTLAIIEEVISHSQTDIELDVIPGVSSVLALAARHHIPLNRQGHAVQIMPARLLADGMPDGVVDAVVMLDGKQAFASIDPEGIDIYWGAYLGSPDEILISGPLAEVRDEVLRVRNEAIERKGWMFDTYLLRRVDPGRSAGSAD from the coding sequence ATGAGTCGTGAACTAGTGCTGATCGGCGTCGGAGCCGGCGACCCCGACTGGCTGACCCTCGCCGCGGTCGACGCGATCCGGCGGGTCGATGTCCTGTTCGTCGTGGTCAAGGAGGCCGAATACGACGACCTCGTGGAGGCCCGGCGCGAGCTCATCGCGCGGCACCGGGACACGCCGCTGCGGACCGTCTCCCTGCAGGACCCGAAGCGCCCCTGGCGCACCACGCCCGACTATCCGGCCGCCGTGAGGCGGTGGCGAGCCCAGCGCCGCGACGCCTGGGGCGCGGCCCTCGCCGCCGAACTCGGCGAGGGGGAGACCGGGGGCTTCCTGGTGTGGGGCGATCCGTCGCTGTACGAGAGCACCCTGGCGATCATCGAGGAGGTCATCTCCCATTCGCAGACCGACATCGAGCTGGACGTCATCCCCGGAGTGAGCAGCGTCCTCGCGCTCGCCGCCCGCCACCACATCCCCCTGAACCGCCAGGGGCACGCCGTCCAGATCATGCCCGCGCGCCTGCTCGCCGACGGCATGCCGGACGGGGTCGTCGACGCCGTCGTCATGCTGGATGGCAAGCAGGCATTCGCCTCGATCGACCCCGAGGGAATCGACATCTACTGGGGCGCCTATCTCGGCTCGCCCGACGAGATCCTCATCTCCGGACCCCTGGCAGAGGTCCGCGACGAGGTCCTCAGGGTCCGCAACGAGGCCATCGAGCGCAAGGGGTGGATGTTCGACACCTATCTGCTCCGGCGCGTCGACCCGGGTCGGTCGGCTGGGTCGGCCGACTGA
- a CDS encoding sirohydrochlorin chelatase produces the protein MTHTQPAPPPAAVPTEAPPLILVGNGTRVPAGLDETTRLADLVRALLPEVRVEVGYVELAEPALDEVLDTILVESGAAVVVPLMAGPGGHVRQGVPRAVEGAKARHEDATVIPTRHLGSPQPLIDAIHQRITAARDTWPADETDVVMAGRGSNDTDANADHVRLSRVIFETGGYRQVLSAFIQIVGPDLPQILHQYYSSGSRRIVVMPHALFSGRLDESVRRLVDEFRASHPDAEIRIADVIGPCDELAEVVAQRTRRAPSGPAPRPAPART, from the coding sequence ATGACCCACACGCAACCCGCTCCTCCCCCGGCCGCCGTCCCGACCGAAGCGCCACCGCTGATCCTGGTCGGCAACGGCACCCGTGTTCCGGCCGGCCTCGACGAGACGACGCGGCTGGCGGACCTGGTGCGTGCGCTGCTGCCCGAGGTGCGGGTCGAGGTCGGCTACGTCGAGCTGGCCGAACCGGCCCTCGACGAGGTGCTCGACACGATCCTCGTCGAGTCGGGGGCCGCCGTCGTCGTGCCGCTCATGGCCGGCCCCGGCGGGCACGTCCGGCAGGGTGTCCCGCGCGCCGTGGAGGGCGCGAAGGCGCGCCACGAGGACGCCACAGTCATCCCCACGAGGCATCTCGGATCCCCCCAGCCGCTGATCGACGCGATCCACCAGCGGATCACCGCGGCCCGCGACACGTGGCCGGCCGACGAGACCGACGTGGTGATGGCCGGCCGCGGCAGCAACGACACCGACGCGAACGCCGACCACGTCCGCCTGTCGCGCGTCATCTTCGAGACCGGCGGCTACCGGCAGGTCCTCTCGGCCTTCATCCAGATCGTCGGACCTGACCTGCCGCAGATCCTGCACCAGTACTACTCGTCCGGCAGCCGCCGGATCGTCGTCATGCCGCACGCGCTCTTCTCCGGCAGGCTGGACGAGTCGGTGCGCAGGCTGGTGGACGAGTTCCGGGCCAGCCATCCCGACGCGGAGATCCGGATCGCCGACGTGATCGGCCCGTGCGACGAACTCGCCGAGGTCGTGGCACAGCGCACAAGGAGGGCGCCCTCCGGGCCCGCACCGCGACCGGCTCCCGCGCGTACCTGA
- a CDS encoding precorrin-2 dehydrogenase/sirohydrochlorin ferrochelatase family protein translates to MRRTRRGRGTAHKEGALRARTATGSRAYLTGLLLTGRKVVVVGGGCVARRRVPKLVEAGALVEVVAPELHPALGAMAEAGEFTWHARDYAPGDIDGAWYVLATTDSGAVNAAIVAEAERQHTYCVRVDSADEGSAWTPATGDASGVTVAAISTHDPLRARRIRNRFVELVNEEEL, encoded by the coding sequence GTGCGACGAACTCGCCGAGGTCGTGGCACAGCGCACAAGGAGGGCGCCCTCCGGGCCCGCACCGCGACCGGCTCCCGCGCGTACCTGACCGGGCTGCTGCTGACCGGCCGGAAGGTGGTCGTGGTCGGCGGCGGCTGTGTCGCGCGCCGCCGCGTGCCCAAGCTCGTGGAGGCTGGAGCCCTGGTCGAGGTCGTCGCGCCGGAGCTGCACCCGGCACTCGGCGCGATGGCCGAAGCCGGGGAGTTCACCTGGCACGCGCGCGACTACGCCCCCGGCGACATCGACGGGGCCTGGTACGTGCTGGCAACCACCGACTCCGGCGCCGTCAACGCGGCCATCGTCGCCGAGGCCGAGAGACAGCACACCTACTGCGTCCGCGTCGACAGCGCCGACGAGGGGTCCGCCTGGACGCCGGCGACCGGCGATGCGTCAGGCGTGACGGTTGCCGCGATCTCCACGCACGATCCCCTCCGGGCACGACGGATCCGCAACCGCTTCGTCGAGCTGGTCAACGAGGAGGAGCTGTAG
- a CDS encoding TIGR00341 family protein, whose amino-acid sequence MTGNAGATARRRLEPSDIERLTARLLVTEGDDRGRKLSAFWVLIILSTVIASAGVMADSTATVIGAMIVAPLMTPILGTALSVVMARRRLILVNLGMVVAGALCVVVIAYLLGLTNQMLLVADTNAQIAARVTPRLIDLVAALATGVVGAFAMVRSDISDALPGVAIAISLVPPLAVVGLTLESGAPEQAVGALLLFGTNVTAIIATGTIVFLAYGVRTTAHDAGIPLGKLRASTVAVVIGALIALCIPLGVGSAVVIRQELIASRAAPVAREWAEAQGWQIQDVSVRQGVLRIVALGPPPTIQESGLRDRLDQAGLGSVDATVTLVLGGSVTLEGER is encoded by the coding sequence ATGACCGGGAATGCGGGCGCGACGGCGCGCCGGAGACTGGAGCCGAGCGACATCGAGCGGCTGACGGCACGGCTTCTGGTCACGGAGGGCGACGACCGCGGCCGCAAACTGTCCGCCTTCTGGGTGCTGATCATCCTGTCGACGGTGATCGCCAGCGCAGGCGTGATGGCGGACTCGACGGCCACCGTCATCGGCGCCATGATCGTCGCGCCCCTCATGACGCCGATCCTGGGGACCGCCCTGTCGGTCGTGATGGCGAGGCGACGACTGATCCTGGTCAACCTGGGAATGGTGGTTGCCGGCGCGCTGTGCGTCGTCGTCATCGCGTACCTTCTGGGCCTGACGAATCAGATGCTGCTGGTCGCCGACACGAACGCGCAGATCGCGGCCAGGGTGACGCCCCGCCTGATCGACCTCGTCGCCGCCCTCGCAACCGGCGTGGTGGGCGCCTTCGCAATGGTCCGGTCGGACATCTCGGACGCGCTGCCGGGGGTTGCCATCGCGATCTCCCTGGTTCCGCCGCTGGCCGTGGTCGGGCTGACTCTGGAGTCAGGGGCCCCCGAGCAGGCGGTGGGGGCGCTCCTGTTGTTCGGGACGAACGTCACGGCGATCATCGCCACCGGCACGATCGTGTTCCTCGCCTACGGGGTGCGCACCACGGCGCACGATGCCGGCATACCGCTGGGGAAACTGCGGGCGAGCACCGTCGCCGTCGTCATCGGAGCCCTGATCGCGCTGTGCATCCCGCTGGGGGTCGGCAGCGCCGTCGTCATCAGGCAGGAACTCATCGCGTCCCGCGCGGCACCGGTCGCGCGCGAGTGGGCCGAGGCGCAGGGGTGGCAGATCCAGGACGTCAGCGTGCGGCAGGGTGTGTTGCGGATCGTCGCGCTCGGTCCGCCGCCCACGATCCAGGAGTCCGGTCTGCGGGACCGCCTCGACCAGGCAGGGCTCGGGTCCGTCGACGCGACCGTCACGCTGGTGCTCGGCGGCAGCGTGACCCTGGAGGGCGAGAGGTAG
- a CDS encoding SHOCT domain-containing protein, whose product MSFWESLWLVIYGFFFIMYLIVMFQIVVDIFRDSGLKGWAKALWILALLVVPVLSALIYLIARGGGMNKRQYAAVEQSREATEEYIRSVAGNDPAKQIADAKALLDSGAITADEFAQLKAKALA is encoded by the coding sequence ATGTCATTCTGGGAATCTCTGTGGCTGGTCATCTACGGCTTCTTCTTCATCATGTACCTGATCGTGATGTTCCAGATCGTCGTCGACATCTTCCGCGACTCCGGGCTCAAGGGCTGGGCAAAGGCACTGTGGATCCTGGCGTTGCTTGTCGTGCCGGTCCTGAGCGCGCTCATCTACCTGATCGCACGCGGCGGCGGGATGAACAAGCGTCAGTACGCGGCCGTCGAGCAGTCCCGCGAGGCGACAGAGGAGTACATCCGCTCGGTGGCGGGCAACGACCCGGCCAAGCAGATCGCCGACGCCAAGGCGTTGCTCGATTCGGGAGCCATCACGGCCGACGAGTTCGCGCAGCTCAAGGCCAAGGCGCTGGCCTGA
- a CDS encoding DUF6325 family protein, with protein sequence MTSFGPADLYVVEFPSGSSPSEVTATLREVTSAGVLTLLDVAVVRHGDGGAREVVELDQLAGEFDLSGATPEADGLIGEDDLLELTEDLAPGAIALAVLVENTWARKIATAMRDSDARPLSVQRFPAEVVNEVATAAGLEV encoded by the coding sequence ATGACCAGCTTCGGACCTGCCGACCTGTACGTGGTCGAGTTTCCGTCCGGTTCCTCGCCGTCCGAGGTGACCGCGACCCTCCGCGAGGTCACTTCCGCCGGGGTGCTCACCCTGCTCGACGTCGCGGTGGTCCGCCACGGTGACGGTGGCGCCCGCGAGGTCGTCGAGCTGGATCAGCTGGCCGGAGAGTTCGACCTGTCCGGCGCAACGCCAGAGGCCGACGGGCTCATCGGCGAGGACGACCTGCTGGAGCTCACCGAGGACCTGGCTCCGGGCGCGATCGCGTTGGCGGTCCTGGTGGAGAACACCTGGGCCCGGAAGATCGCGACGGCGATGCGGGACTCGGACGCCCGCCCGCTGTCGGTCCAGCGGTTCCCCGCCGAGGTCGTCAATGAGGTGGCCACCGCGGCCGGCCTCGAAGTCTGA
- a CDS encoding SHOCT domain-containing protein, with the protein MIRRIGRPGLLATAARTAVIAGTAQATAGAVASRQHARAQQAQAAAAPPPQVVAAPPVQAAPQPPAPSGAGDLIAQLERLAQLQSAGVLSAEEFAAAKAKLLS; encoded by the coding sequence ATGATCCGTCGAATCGGACGCCCCGGTCTCCTCGCGACCGCAGCCCGAACAGCCGTCATCGCAGGCACGGCGCAGGCGACCGCAGGAGCGGTCGCCAGCCGCCAGCACGCCCGTGCGCAGCAGGCCCAGGCAGCGGCCGCGCCGCCGCCTCAGGTCGTGGCCGCGCCGCCCGTTCAGGCCGCCCCGCAGCCTCCCGCCCCTTCGGGCGCGGGCGACCTGATCGCTCAGCTGGAGCGACTCGCGCAGCTCCAGTCTGCCGGCGTGCTGAGCGCCGAGGAGTTCGCCGCGGCCAAGGCCAAGCTGCTGTCCTGA
- a CDS encoding phosphoenolpyruvate carboxykinase (GTP), giving the protein MSTTVGLSLRNSLPTTGDQPTHPRLLEWLDEVVELCRPDAIHYCDGSDEEWDSLVDLLVAAGTVQRLNEDRKPNSIYARTDPDDVARVEDSTFICSVDERDAGPTNNWMAPAEMKRVMTQLYDGCMVGRTMYVMPFCMGHLDAKDPKFGVEVSDSAYVALSMRIMTRMGAEVLRVMEETGADFVPCLHSVGMPLSDGQPDVAWPCNSTKYIVHFPEERMIWSYGSGYGGNSLLGKKCYALRIASAMARDEGWLAEHMLILKLISPTGREYHIAAAFPSACGKTNLAMLQPTVPGWRVETLGDDIAWMRFGEDGRLYATNPETGFFGVAPGTGAATNPNAMAAIDRGNSIFTNVALTPDGDVWWEGMTKEKPAVLTDWKGRTWRAESGPEGGRPDETAAHPNSRFCTPIGQCPILSPDYDNPDGVPIDAIIFGGRRENTVPLVTQSRDWRHGVFMGATCSSESTAAAKGAVGVLRRDPMAMLPFIGYHVADYVQHWLNLGAKADPDKLPKIFYVNWFRRDCSGRFMWPGFGENSRVLKWVAERVDGLVDAVETPIGLLPTADGLDVDGLDISADDLHDVVRYQPQEWRDEVPRIGRWFDTFGWRLPRDLVDELRQLESALGQPESTFGM; this is encoded by the coding sequence ATGAGCACCACTGTTGGCCTATCCCTACGAAACTCACTCCCCACCACGGGCGACCAGCCCACCCACCCGAGGCTCCTCGAATGGCTCGACGAGGTCGTCGAGCTCTGCCGGCCCGACGCCATCCACTACTGTGACGGGTCGGATGAGGAGTGGGACTCGCTGGTCGACCTGCTGGTTGCCGCCGGCACCGTCCAGAGGCTCAACGAAGACCGCAAGCCGAACTCCATCTACGCCCGGACCGATCCGGACGACGTCGCGCGCGTTGAGGACTCCACCTTCATCTGTTCGGTCGACGAGCGCGACGCCGGCCCCACCAACAACTGGATGGCCCCGGCCGAGATGAAGCGCGTCATGACGCAGCTCTACGACGGCTGCATGGTCGGGCGCACGATGTACGTCATGCCCTTCTGCATGGGCCACCTGGATGCGAAGGACCCGAAGTTCGGCGTCGAGGTCTCGGACTCGGCCTATGTCGCACTGTCGATGCGGATCATGACCCGGATGGGCGCCGAGGTGCTGCGCGTCATGGAGGAGACCGGGGCCGATTTCGTGCCGTGTCTCCACTCCGTCGGCATGCCCCTGTCCGACGGGCAGCCCGACGTCGCCTGGCCGTGCAACTCCACCAAGTACATCGTCCACTTCCCCGAGGAGCGGATGATCTGGTCGTACGGCTCCGGCTACGGCGGCAACTCGCTGCTCGGCAAGAAGTGCTACGCGCTGCGGATCGCCTCGGCCATGGCCCGGGACGAGGGCTGGCTGGCCGAGCACATGTTGATCCTGAAGCTCATCTCGCCGACGGGGCGCGAATACCACATCGCCGCGGCCTTCCCGTCGGCCTGCGGCAAGACCAACCTCGCGATGCTGCAGCCGACGGTGCCCGGCTGGCGGGTCGAGACGCTCGGCGACGACATCGCCTGGATGCGCTTCGGCGAGGACGGCCGCCTGTACGCGACCAACCCCGAGACGGGTTTCTTCGGCGTCGCCCCCGGCACCGGCGCCGCGACGAACCCCAACGCGATGGCGGCCATCGATCGCGGCAACTCCATCTTCACCAACGTCGCCCTGACCCCGGACGGGGACGTGTGGTGGGAGGGCATGACGAAGGAGAAGCCCGCCGTACTCACGGACTGGAAGGGGCGTACCTGGCGCGCCGAGTCCGGGCCCGAGGGCGGCCGACCCGACGAGACCGCCGCGCATCCGAACAGCCGCTTCTGCACCCCGATCGGCCAGTGCCCGATCCTCAGCCCCGACTACGACAACCCCGACGGCGTGCCGATCGACGCGATCATCTTCGGCGGCCGCCGCGAGAACACCGTCCCGCTCGTGACCCAGTCGCGCGACTGGCGCCACGGCGTCTTCATGGGGGCGACGTGCTCGTCGGAGTCGACGGCCGCGGCGAAGGGCGCGGTCGGCGTGCTCCGCCGCGACCCGATGGCGATGCTCCCGTTCATCGGCTACCACGTCGCCGATTATGTGCAGCACTGGCTCAACCTGGGCGCCAAGGCCGACCCGGACAAGCTCCCGAAGATCTTCTACGTCAACTGGTTCCGCCGCGACTGCTCCGGTCGCTTCATGTGGCCGGGGTTCGGTGAGAACTCCCGCGTGCTGAAGTGGGTCGCGGAGCGAGTCGACGGGCTCGTCGACGCCGTCGAGACCCCGATCGGCCTCCTGCCGACCGCGGACGGCCTCGACGTCGACGGGCTCGACATCTCGGCCGACGACCTGCACGACGTCGTGCGCTACCAGCCGCAGGAGTGGCGCGACGAGGTGCCCCGCATCGGCCGTTGGTTCGACACGTTCGGGTGGCGGCTGCCGCGCGACCTCGTCGACGAGCTGCGACAACTGGAGTCGGCGCTCGGCCAGCCGGAGAGCACGTTCGGCATGTGA
- a CDS encoding MFS transporter gives MAPTREVVRARWGVTIMFWLNGVGFASLLPRYPELKANLGLGDLQWGLAVGLGPLGGLLAGLFTARLIRRHTSSTVTVVSAILGLACLSIYGNATHWAVFVLGILLMSALDAFTDISMNSHGLRVQRLHGSSILNGFHGWWSVGAVCGGFLGSLAAQAQLPIWIQCLAAFVIFSGVALYARTLLLKGPDTVVDPTPEATAAPVGKGVARRWLPRLIALGLLGAFAGMIEDSGASWGAVYMDSMFEVSPFLVGMAFVALQSVQVVGRFTGDALTNRFGPRAAVTQGAIVAGVGMALAVAFPSPALTLVGFACAGWGIATAIPMVMHAADELPGMAAGNGLTFVSWLMRLGFFVSPPLIGLVADSLTIRWALIVIPVAALAMLALSPALTPPAKAASAVE, from the coding sequence ATGGCACCCACCCGCGAGGTCGTGCGCGCCCGGTGGGGCGTCACCATCATGTTCTGGCTCAACGGCGTCGGCTTCGCGTCGCTGCTGCCCCGCTACCCCGAGTTGAAGGCCAACCTCGGCCTCGGCGACCTGCAGTGGGGGCTCGCCGTCGGGCTCGGCCCCCTCGGCGGACTGCTGGCCGGGCTGTTCACCGCCCGGCTGATCCGGCGCCATACGTCGTCGACGGTGACCGTCGTGTCCGCGATCCTCGGGCTCGCGTGCCTGTCGATCTACGGCAACGCGACCCACTGGGCCGTTTTCGTGCTCGGCATCCTGCTCATGTCCGCGCTCGACGCGTTCACCGACATCTCCATGAACTCGCACGGGCTGCGCGTACAGCGCCTGCACGGCTCGTCGATCCTCAACGGCTTCCACGGCTGGTGGTCCGTCGGCGCCGTCTGCGGCGGCTTCCTCGGCTCCCTCGCGGCTCAGGCGCAGCTGCCCATCTGGATCCAGTGCCTCGCCGCCTTCGTGATCTTCTCCGGCGTCGCCCTGTACGCGAGGACGCTGCTGCTGAAGGGCCCCGACACCGTCGTCGATCCCACCCCCGAGGCGACGGCCGCCCCCGTCGGCAAGGGCGTCGCGCGACGCTGGCTGCCCCGCCTGATCGCGCTCGGCCTGCTCGGCGCGTTCGCGGGCATGATCGAGGACTCCGGCGCCTCCTGGGGCGCCGTCTACATGGACTCGATGTTCGAGGTGAGCCCGTTCCTCGTCGGCATGGCCTTCGTGGCGCTGCAGTCGGTGCAGGTCGTCGGGCGGTTCACCGGGGACGCGCTGACCAACCGCTTCGGCCCGCGCGCCGCGGTGACACAGGGCGCGATCGTCGCCGGGGTCGGCATGGCGCTGGCCGTGGCCTTCCCGTCGCCCGCGCTCACGCTGGTCGGCTTCGCCTGCGCCGGCTGGGGCATCGCCACCGCGATCCCGATGGTGATGCACGCGGCCGACGAGCTGCCCGGCATGGCGGCCGGCAACGGCCTGACGTTCGTCAGCTGGCTGATGCGGCTCGGCTTCTTCGTCTCGCCTCCGCTGATCGGCCTGGTGGCCGACTCCCTGACCATCCGGTGGGCCCTGATCGTCATCCCCGTTGCCGCCTTGGCGATGCTGGCGCTGTCTCCCGCGCTCACGCCTCCTGCGAAGGCCGCATCTGCGGTTGAATAG
- a CDS encoding Gfo/Idh/MocA family protein has product MSLTLPTPRTPDPMTAPPLRWGIIGTGWIAERFVDAMHKHTRQRLVAVGSRTLERARAFASTVGAERAYGSYEELVADKGVDIVYVATPHSEHLANALLAISAGKPVLVEKAFTRNADEALQVLEAAGSAGVAVMEAMWTRFLPHIDVVRQLLDIGALGEIESVFADHGQWFAPDPSHRMFDPDKAGGAMLDLGVYPVSFTHFVLGSPSRLSALGTKAFTGVDRQISATLEGYPGHDNAQAQISTTLASLTPNIAFVSGDLATLEIPGTFYTPQKVRVFTRDGEEAFSEAPVIEAHEGLCFEAAHFATMVAEGRQQSDLMPWSETMAVMETMDALRYQVGALLPGEEL; this is encoded by the coding sequence ATGAGCCTGACGCTGCCCACCCCCCGCACCCCGGACCCGATGACCGCTCCCCCGCTGCGCTGGGGCATCATCGGCACCGGCTGGATCGCCGAACGCTTCGTCGACGCGATGCACAAGCACACCCGCCAGCGCCTCGTCGCCGTCGGCTCCCGCACGCTCGAGCGTGCGCGGGCCTTCGCCTCGACGGTCGGCGCCGAGCGCGCCTATGGCTCCTACGAGGAACTCGTCGCCGACAAGGGCGTCGACATCGTCTACGTCGCGACCCCGCACAGCGAACACCTCGCCAACGCGCTCCTGGCGATCTCCGCGGGCAAGCCCGTCCTGGTCGAGAAGGCCTTCACCCGCAACGCCGACGAGGCACTGCAGGTCCTCGAGGCCGCCGGCTCCGCGGGCGTGGCCGTCATGGAGGCGATGTGGACGCGCTTCCTGCCCCACATCGACGTCGTGCGGCAACTGCTGGACATCGGCGCCCTCGGCGAGATCGAGTCGGTGTTCGCCGACCACGGGCAGTGGTTCGCGCCGGACCCGTCGCACCGCATGTTCGACCCCGACAAGGCCGGCGGCGCCATGCTGGACCTCGGCGTCTACCCCGTCTCGTTCACGCACTTCGTCCTCGGCTCGCCCAGCCGCCTCTCCGCGCTGGGCACCAAGGCGTTCACGGGCGTCGACCGGCAGATCTCCGCGACGCTCGAGGGCTACCCGGGGCACGACAACGCGCAGGCGCAGATCTCCACGACGCTCGCGTCGCTGACGCCGAACATCGCGTTCGTCTCCGGCGACCTCGCGACGCTGGAGATCCCCGGCACGTTCTACACGCCGCAGAAGGTCCGCGTCTTCACCCGCGACGGGGAGGAGGCCTTCTCGGAGGCTCCCGTCATCGAGGCGCACGAGGGCCTGTGCTTCGAGGCGGCGCACTTCGCGACGATGGTGGCCGAGGGTCGCCAGCAGTCGGACCTGATGCCGTGGTCGGAGACCATGGCCGTCATGGAGACGATGGACGCGCTGCGCTACCAGGTGGGCGCGCTGCTGCCGGGCGAGGAGCTGTAG
- a CDS encoding ABC transporter permease: MNSLYAGNTRAVVERGVRVMMKHNTLVILSGFFEPVFYLLSMGFGLGALIGTVSFYGHDVPYGAYIAPALMAVSAMNGAVYDSTMNVFFRMRYAKLYDQMLSTSLGPLDVALGEIIMALIRGLLYAIGFMIITTILGLNLAWTAVLAIPAALLVAFGFASIGLAITSFMKRFQHLDMVYFVLLPMFLLSATFFPIEVYPEAVQWVIKALPLWHGVDMIRQLTTGLIQPTIWVHVTYFVVMIVVGVTLATARLRALFLR, encoded by the coding sequence GTGAACAGCCTCTACGCGGGCAACACCCGCGCTGTCGTCGAACGCGGCGTGCGCGTCATGATGAAGCACAACACGCTCGTGATCCTGTCCGGCTTCTTCGAGCCGGTGTTCTACCTGCTCAGCATGGGGTTCGGCCTCGGCGCGCTGATCGGCACCGTGTCCTTCTACGGGCACGACGTGCCCTACGGCGCGTACATCGCGCCGGCGCTGATGGCGGTGTCCGCCATGAACGGCGCCGTCTACGACTCGACGATGAACGTCTTCTTCCGCATGCGGTACGCGAAGCTGTACGACCAGATGCTGTCGACGTCGCTGGGTCCGCTGGACGTGGCGCTCGGCGAGATCATCATGGCCCTGATCCGCGGCCTGCTGTACGCCATCGGGTTCATGATCATCACGACGATCCTCGGGCTGAACCTCGCCTGGACCGCGGTCCTGGCGATCCCCGCCGCGCTGCTCGTCGCGTTCGGCTTCGCGTCCATCGGGCTGGCGATCACCAGCTTCATGAAGCGGTTCCAGCATCTCGACATGGTCTACTTCGTGCTGCTGCCGATGTTCCTGCTGTCGGCGACGTTCTTCCCGATCGAGGTGTACCCGGAGGCGGTGCAGTGGGTCATCAAGGCGCTGCCGCTGTGGCACGGCGTCGACATGATCCGCCAGCTGACGACGGGCCTGATCCAGCCCACCATCTGGGTCCACGTCACCTACTTCGTGGTGATGATCGTCGTGGGCGTCACGCTCGCCACCGCCCGCCTCCGGGCGCTGTTCCTCCGCTGA
- a CDS encoding ABC transporter permease — translation MSLATRPTTAVDPRRVARWGWLGVVHHQLRLMRLYLPTMLLTGIGSPFLYLMGLGLGLGVLVDGGSGIEGVDYIVFVAPALVMATAMQTAAQENTYGVFGGFKWSNIFTAMRLTPMSPRQMAFGFQVSTLLRVLPMLVFYCLAVMVFGLGHPLRVLLMIPIGLLLAFAVGFTVMAWVASQKDDRGQLSFVERFVILPLTLFSGSYFPLETLPGYLQPVGWVSPLWHAAELGRVALYSAPVPGWLVAVHVAYLAVLALVMGLVAARVFRRRLDQ, via the coding sequence ATGAGCCTCGCCACCCGCCCGACGACGGCCGTCGACCCTCGCCGCGTCGCCCGCTGGGGCTGGCTCGGCGTCGTGCACCACCAGCTGCGCCTGATGCGCCTCTACCTGCCGACGATGCTGCTGACGGGCATCGGTTCGCCGTTCCTGTACCTCATGGGACTCGGGCTGGGGCTGGGCGTGCTCGTCGACGGGGGCAGCGGCATCGAGGGCGTCGACTACATCGTCTTCGTCGCCCCGGCCCTGGTCATGGCTACCGCCATGCAGACAGCCGCGCAGGAGAACACCTACGGCGTGTTCGGCGGGTTCAAGTGGTCCAACATCTTCACCGCGATGCGGCTGACCCCGATGAGCCCCCGCCAGATGGCCTTCGGGTTCCAGGTCTCCACGCTGCTGCGCGTCCTGCCGATGCTGGTCTTCTACTGCCTCGCCGTCATGGTGTTCGGGCTGGGGCACCCGCTGCGGGTCCTCCTGATGATCCCCATCGGGCTGCTGCTGGCCTTCGCCGTCGGGTTCACCGTCATGGCGTGGGTCGCCAGCCAGAAGGACGACCGCGGCCAGCTGTCGTTCGTCGAGCGCTTCGTGATCCTGCCGCTGACGCTGTTCTCCGGCAGCTACTTCCCGCTCGAGACGCTGCCCGGCTACCTGCAGCCCGTCGGCTGGGTCTCGCCGCTGTGGCACGCGGCCGAGCTCGGCCGCGTCGCGCTCTACTCCGCGCCCGTGCCGGGCTGGCTCGTCGCCGTCCACGTTGCCTACCTCGCGGTCCTCGCGCTCGTCATGGGGCTCGTCGCGGCCCGAGTCTTCCGGAGGAGGCTCGACCAGTGA